Proteins co-encoded in one Bemisia tabaci chromosome 9, PGI_BMITA_v3 genomic window:
- the Vha14-1 gene encoding V-type proton ATPase subunit F produces MALHSAAKGKLLAVIGDEDTCVGFLLGGVGEINKNRNSNFMVVDKNTSVSEIEETFKNFVKRDDIDIILINQNVAELIRHVIDSHTQPIPAVLEIPSKDHPYDASKDSILRRAKGMFNPEDIH; encoded by the exons ATGGCCTTACACTCTGCTGCTAAAGGGAAACTGTTGGCTGTGATCGGTGACGAG GACACCTGTGTTGGATTTCTGCTCGGAGGTGTTGGTGAAATAAACAAGAATCGCAATTCCAATTTCATGGTCGTTGACAAGa atACGAGTGTCAGCGAAATCGaagaaactttcaaaaactttgTGAAACGTGATGACATTGATATCATCCTGATTAATCAGAAT GTGGCAGAACTGATCCGACATGTTATCGACTCACACACGCAACCAATCCCTGCTGTCCTGGAAATTCCATCAAAAGATCATCCCTATGATGCTAGTAAAGATTCAATTCTCAGAAGAGCCAAA GGAATGTTCAATCCAGAAGATATTCACTAG